TTGTTTTGTTAAAATGTAGTGTATATTCGGCATGAAGAGGATTATAAAACGAGGGCGAAACGAACGATACTCCAATGCTATTGCTGTCGGAGAATTTAGGCAGGGGGAGGATTTCGCTTGGATTCGCCGCTCTCTTTTAGAACGAGGGATTCCTGATGGGTGATGAGGCGCGCCCCGCGATTACGCGTGAAATAATTGTACGCCCATTGAAAGAATACAATGAGGCGGTTGTCGTATTCCACCAAATACATGATATGAACGAATAGCCATAACAGCCACGCCATAAAGCCGGAAACGCGCAGACCTTTGATGTTGGCGACGGCCGACGAACGGCCGATGACAGCCAAACTCCCCTTATCGAAATAGCGGAAGGGCGCCATCGTTTCGCCCTGGATTTTTTTTCGAACCGCTTTGGCGGCGTAGCGTCCCTGCTGCATCGCCACGGGCGCCACTCCCGGCAAAGCTTGTCCGTCTTGTTCGAAATGAGCCAGATCGCCAATGATCAGAATTTCTGGATGTCCCTTGAGGCTCAAATCCGGCTCAACGATGACTCGTCCAATGCGGTCTAGTTGCGCTCCCGCCTTGTCGGCAAGGATTTTGGCAAGGGGAGAAGCCTGCACACCCGCCGCCCACAGCGTTGTCCGGGCGGGAATGCATTCGCTGGTTTCGCCGGTGCGCAGGATCACGGCTTGCGGATCGATGTCGGTGACGATGGTATTTACGCGCACGGTTACTCCATGACGTTCAAGATCGCATTTCGCCTGGGCGGATAGGGATTCGGGATAGGAGGGCAGTACTCGCGCCCCCCCCTCCACTAAAAGAATGCGAGCTTGGGTTGGATCGATGGAGCGAAAATCGTTTTTCAGGGTAAAGCGGGCCAATTCGCCTAATGCGCCCGCCAATTCCACTCCCGTAGGGCCGCCGCCGACGATGACGGTATTCAACCACGCACGCCGCTTTTCGGGATCGGT
The Candidatus Omnitrophota bacterium genome window above contains:
- a CDS encoding NAD(P)/FAD-dependent oxidoreductase, whose translation is MNAKPRIVIIGGGFGGLYAAKALKRAKADVALIDKRNFHLFQPLLYQVATGGLSPGDIASPLRAVLKRHKNIKTLMGEVIDIDPINRRVILQDEEIEYDFLIVAAGVKHSYFGHDQWEASAPGLKTIEDATEIRRRIFLAFEAAERETDPEKRRAWLNTVIVGGGPTGVELAGALGELARFTLKNDFRSIDPTQARILLVEGGARVLPSYPESLSAQAKCDLERHGVTVRVNTIVTDIDPQAVILRTGETSECIPARTTLWAAGVQASPLAKILADKAGAQLDRIGRVIVEPDLSLKGHPEILIIGDLAHFEQDGQALPGVAPVAMQQGRYAAKAVRKKIQGETMAPFRYFDKGSLAVIGRSSAVANIKGLRVSGFMAWLLWLFVHIMYLVEYDNRLIVFFQWAYNYFTRNRGARLITHQESLVLKESGESKRNPPPA